A window from uncultured Desulfobacter sp. encodes these proteins:
- a CDS encoding tetratricopeptide repeat protein, producing MSRFLPFFLILILVLEGCASDQQNAATYIQEGKAYFDKQEYAKAEIQLKNAVKLLPDSAEAYHLLARTYLEEKKAQEAFNTFLRLEQLEPDNLETKLQIASFLVLAKKWPEAETRVTQVLTADPDNIQGLYLKAGIMGSKKEPLDTLAGIYEQIISLDSRQTKAMLVLARIYQTQKDSDKTQAMLEKALETAPEDLNINQVVFRYFLAQKSYDKARTVLENLVDRKPKEAEPRIMLANFLAGQNENSQAEQAFLKAIELAPDNPLPYMLIARFYNANEQPDKAEGFIKKALAIHPEHAGLKTAYADFYFLHQEYEKSEKIVDEVLADRPDFPQAKFIKAKLLAAQKKFGQAKSIILSLLEEEPDSARYNFLMGSVLTADKRPDQAMAYIAKTLEKNPYHLRARIMMADIYFKQGDYFLAESEIDKALKLSPKNYGALLLKGNIYAARQKNQQAQAVYEALIQDHPENPAALFRLGNLFILDKKPEKALAIYDKALAINPNLMDVFINMIRLYSAEKQYQTALERCDAHLEAMQSPSPVVVSIIQGLKGNLFMALEKPEEAKQAFELAIQSNPKFTQPYLSLARIYNREENSEKELETYKNLLAQRPDQIEPHFQLGVFYEKKGENELARAQYEKVLELNPEYVPALNNLAFFYAEQNIEMNKALDMARKAKELSGEIPAIMDTLGWIYYKKELYDSAIQEFSNCVEKEPKNPIFNFHLGLAYNKKWDYVNAKKHLKKALELNKNFKGADEARKILEQI from the coding sequence ATGAGCCGTTTTTTACCGTTTTTTTTGATTCTAATCCTCGTTTTAGAAGGCTGCGCCTCTGACCAGCAAAACGCTGCGACCTATATCCAGGAAGGCAAGGCGTATTTTGACAAACAGGAATATGCCAAGGCCGAAATTCAGCTCAAAAACGCGGTCAAACTACTGCCGGACTCAGCAGAAGCATACCATCTTCTGGCCCGCACCTACCTGGAAGAAAAAAAGGCCCAGGAGGCCTTTAATACATTTTTGCGGTTGGAACAGCTGGAGCCGGATAATCTTGAGACGAAACTCCAAATCGCCTCGTTCCTGGTGTTGGCAAAAAAATGGCCTGAAGCAGAAACAAGAGTGACCCAAGTGCTTACTGCCGACCCTGACAATATCCAAGGGCTTTATTTGAAGGCCGGCATTATGGGCAGTAAAAAAGAGCCGTTGGACACCCTGGCCGGCATTTATGAACAAATCATCTCGCTGGACTCCCGGCAGACCAAGGCCATGCTGGTCCTTGCAAGGATCTACCAGACCCAAAAGGATTCGGACAAGACCCAGGCCATGCTGGAAAAAGCCCTGGAAACGGCGCCGGAAGATTTGAACATAAACCAGGTGGTATTCAGGTATTTTTTGGCCCAAAAATCCTACGACAAAGCCCGGACTGTCCTGGAAAACCTGGTGGACCGAAAACCTAAGGAGGCTGAACCCAGGATCATGCTGGCCAATTTCCTGGCCGGCCAAAACGAAAACAGCCAGGCAGAGCAAGCCTTTTTAAAGGCCATTGAACTGGCCCCGGACAATCCGTTGCCCTACATGCTCATTGCCCGGTTTTACAATGCCAATGAGCAACCGGACAAAGCAGAGGGATTCATCAAAAAGGCCCTGGCCATCCATCCGGAACACGCCGGCTTGAAAACGGCCTATGCGGACTTTTATTTCCTTCACCAGGAATATGAAAAATCCGAAAAAATAGTTGATGAGGTGCTGGCAGACCGCCCCGACTTTCCCCAGGCCAAGTTTATCAAAGCAAAACTTTTGGCCGCCCAGAAAAAATTCGGTCAGGCCAAATCGATTATCCTCTCCCTGCTGGAAGAGGAGCCGGACTCAGCCCGGTACAATTTCCTGATGGGATCGGTACTGACAGCAGACAAAAGACCAGATCAAGCCATGGCCTATATTGCCAAAACCCTGGAAAAAAATCCCTATCATCTCCGTGCGAGAATCATGATGGCAGATATATATTTCAAGCAGGGCGACTATTTTCTGGCCGAATCTGAAATTGATAAGGCATTGAAACTGAGTCCTAAAAATTATGGTGCCCTCCTGCTCAAGGGCAATATTTACGCCGCCCGGCAAAAGAACCAGCAAGCCCAGGCAGTGTATGAAGCCCTGATCCAAGACCATCCTGAAAACCCGGCAGCCCTGTTCAGGCTTGGCAATCTTTTCATACTGGATAAAAAGCCTGAAAAAGCGTTGGCGATTTATGACAAAGCCCTGGCCATCAACCCCAACCTGATGGATGTGTTTATCAACATGATCCGGTTGTACAGCGCAGAAAAGCAGTACCAGACGGCCCTTGAGCGGTGTGATGCCCACCTTGAAGCCATGCAGTCCCCGTCGCCTGTTGTGGTCTCCATTATCCAGGGGCTCAAGGGTAACCTGTTCATGGCACTTGAAAAACCGGAAGAGGCAAAACAGGCCTTTGAGCTGGCTATCCAGTCCAATCCTAAATTCACGCAACCCTACCTCTCTTTGGCCAGGATCTATAACCGGGAAGAAAACAGCGAAAAGGAGCTTGAGACCTATAAAAACCTGCTGGCCCAGCGGCCGGATCAGATCGAACCCCATTTCCAGCTTGGCGTCTTTTACGAAAAAAAAGGTGAAAATGAACTGGCAAGAGCCCAGTATGAAAAAGTGCTTGAGCTGAATCCGGAATACGTTCCGGCCTTAAACAACCTGGCTTTTTTCTATGCCGAGCAGAACATCGAGATGAACAAAGCCCTGGACATGGCCAGAAAGGCCAAGGAACTGAGCGGTGAAATACCTGCCATCATGGATACCCTGGGCTGGATCTACTACAAAAAAGAGCTCTATGATTCCGCCATCCAGGAGTTTTCCAACTGCGTTGAAAAAGAACCTAAAAATCCGATCTTTAACTTCCACTTGGGCCTGGCCTACAATAAGAAATGGGATTACGTCAATGCGAAAAAGCACCTGAAAAAAGCCCTTGAGCTGAACAAAAATTTTAAAGGGGCGGATGAGGCCCGAAAAATTCTTGAACAAATTTAA
- a CDS encoding PEP-CTERM sorting domain-containing protein codes for MKTKKDTVLTIFLFSILLLSIPIFASAETFEDGGGRLLDLQNNDGGWDWPLDDGSPTNNSPTNTAAPIARGLLSAYARTGTSEYLTQAIAAGEFIKTNSPPHSTGNGLFMNELSKATGDTSYAADVKTKYYDALATGNYTNPRDGLNYDTSGYATYIYDLRENQYTSGYSGQSAYSYRNLGLWDVGLAAAGAAVLGVAQSELEIWQERLEYGLENIWSGSYDDTHYNSVLGLSGAVLGLSEIGLGLTDPLVSTNVLNGATSIEDLADILAGFQADSGGFSNFADYVEDDYTDVQETAYAIIALASVDAERYADQIDAAAAWLMDVQLSTGGWAGGWTGAGSENNELTGEALWAVQTAVPEPATMMLVGLGLVGIVGLTRKS; via the coding sequence ATGAAAACCAAAAAGGATACAGTACTAACAATTTTTTTATTTTCTATTTTATTATTGTCGATTCCTATATTCGCATCTGCCGAAACATTTGAAGATGGTGGGGGACGACTTTTAGACCTACAAAATAACGATGGTGGATGGGATTGGCCCCTTGATGATGGATCGCCAACTAATAATAGTCCCACAAACACTGCCGCACCAATTGCCAGAGGGTTGCTTTCAGCCTATGCCCGGACGGGGACCTCTGAATATTTGACTCAAGCCATAGCCGCCGGGGAATTCATTAAAACCAACTCGCCGCCCCATTCCACAGGCAATGGTCTTTTTATGAATGAACTTTCCAAGGCCACCGGGGATACGTCCTATGCCGCAGATGTAAAAACAAAGTATTACGATGCGCTGGCTACCGGAAATTATACGAATCCTAGAGACGGCCTTAATTATGATACGTCCGGTTATGCCACTTATATTTATGACCTTCGAGAAAATCAATATACCTCTGGTTACAGTGGCCAATCGGCCTATAGTTATAGGAACCTTGGACTCTGGGATGTGGGCTTGGCTGCAGCGGGAGCGGCTGTTTTAGGCGTTGCACAAAGTGAATTGGAAATTTGGCAGGAACGTTTGGAATATGGATTGGAAAATATTTGGTCAGGTTCTTATGACGACACACATTATAACAGCGTATTAGGACTTTCCGGCGCAGTTCTTGGGCTATCTGAAATCGGATTAGGATTAACAGATCCATTGGTTAGCACAAATGTATTAAACGGAGCTACGTCCATAGAGGATTTAGCCGATATTCTGGCTGGATTTCAAGCCGACTCCGGCGGTTTCAGCAATTTTGCTGATTATGTAGAGGACGACTATACAGACGTTCAGGAAACTGCCTATGCCATCATCGCACTGGCGTCTGTTGACGCAGAGCGATATGCCGACCAAATTGACGCTGCTGCTGCCTGGCTCATGGATGTGCAGTTGAGTACCGGGGGCTGGGCTGGTGGCTGGACAGGAGCCGGATCAGAAAACAACGAGCTAACCGGTGAAGCGCTATGGGCTGTTCAAACAGCAGTACCGGAACCGGCTACCATGATGCTGGTGGGATTAGGACTTGTTGGCATTGTCGGACTCACAAGAAAATCTTAG